The sequence below is a genomic window from Haloferax mediterranei ATCC 33500.
GGTGAACCTCCCGTCCGGGTGTACGTTCGCTCCCCGGTGTCCGAAAGCCTCGGACGAGTGCTGGCGTGCGGAGCCCGCCCTCACCGAGGCGGGCGATGCGGAACACATGGCGGCGTGTTACTTTCCGGAAGATGAGGTTGACCAACCAACCGTCGTCGACGAAGCCCGGACGCCCAGCAGTGAGAGCATGAGCGACTGACCGGATGACTCCCTTCGACATGATGACACTCGAACTGGTCCCTCCGTCGACCTTGACTTCCCTCGTGGACGGAGAGCTACTCACGCTGGGTGGAATCACGGTACTCGCGATACTGATGGTACTCTCGGCGTTCTTTTCGTCGTCCGAGATTGCGATGTTCTCTCTCGCGCAGCACCGCATCGACAGGCTTGTTGCCGAGGGAACACCCGGTGCCGAGACGCTTCAATCACTGAAGTCCGACCCGCACCGGTTACTCATCACCATCCTCGTCGGAAACAACCTCGTGAACATCGCGATGTCGTCGATTGCAACGGGGCTCTTCGCGCTGTATCTCACCCAGGGGCAGGCTATCTTCGCCGCGACATTCGGCGTCACGGCGTTGGTGTTGCTGTTCGGCGAGAGTGCACCGAAATCGTACGCCATCGAGAACGCCGAGCAGTGGGCGCTGTCAGTTGCTGGTCTACTGCGGCTATCTGAGTACCTGCTGTATCCCCTCGTGGTCACGTTCGACCGGCTAACTCGGGTAGTCAACCGGCTCACGGGGAGCAAAATGAGCGTCGAAACGTCGTACGTCACCCGAGACGACATCCAGGAGATGATCTTGACCGGAGAGAACGAAGGCGTCATCGACGCTGACGAGCGGGCGATGCTCGAGCGAATCTTCCGGTTTACCGATACCATCGCCAAAGAGGTGATGACACCCAGACTGGACATCACAGCAGTCCAGCGCAGTGCCGACGTGGAAGAGGCAATCGTCGCCTGCCTCCAGAGCGGTCACCATCGGATGCCAGTGTACGACGGATATCTGGACAACGTCGTCGGCATCGTCGAGTTAGGGACCCTCGTCCGTGAGTTCCGGTACGGCGAGAGTGACCCTGCGGACCTCGACCGTGTCATCGAACCGACGTTGCACGTCCCAGAGAGCAAAAACGTCGATGACCTCCTCGCGGAAATGCGGCGTGAGCGGGTCGGGATGGCCCTCGTTATCGACGAGTTCGGCACGACGGAAGGTCTCATCACGAAAGAGGACCTCGTCGAGGAAATCGTCGGCGAGATTCTCAGAGACGAAGAGGACGAGCCTATCGAGACCATCGACGAGTCGACGCTGCTGGTACGGGGAGACGTGAATATCGAGGTCGTAAACACCGCCCTCGGTATCGACCTTCCCGAAGGACAGGAATTCGAGACGATTGCCGGTCTCGTGTTCAATCGAGCAGGGCGACTCGTCGAGAAAGGAGAGACCTTCACCCACGAGACGACCGAACTCCGGATTGAGCGCGTCGACAACACGCGTGTGAAACGAGTCCGAATCAGCAAACAGTGGGAACACTCGACCACCGACGAACAGACCACACCGGCCCAGAGTTGAATCGCCCGAGAAATACCCAATCAAAAACACCCATGACAATACTCGCAGCAATCGGAGAGGAACAGCATTCACAGCACGTCGTTTCGGTCGCGTACGACCTGGCAGAGACGTACGGAGAGACGCTCGTCGCGTTGCACGTGGTTCCGAAAGAGGAGTTCAATGAACACAAAGAGGCAATCAGAGCCACCCCTGGGTACGCCCACTTCAGCCTCGACCAAGAAGAGAGCAGCGGGGCCGAGTTCGCACAACGGGTCGTCGAAGAATCCCTCGACGACTTCGACCGGGACACAGTCGAGCCGCGGGGACGGGTCGGCACACCAGCGGACAAGATACTGGCCGAAGCCGAGTACATCGACGCGCGGTTCGTCGTCATCGGGGCGAAACACCGTTCCCCAGTCGGAAAGGCGCTCTTCGGCAGCACGGCCCAGAAGGTTCTCTTGAATTCGGACTACCCGACTGTTACGACAGCGGACAACTGACTAGACTGTCGGTATCGAATTCGACGGTTAAAGAACTTCTTGGTCCGAAGCCCTACGTCCAGCGAATTGAGGGATGTGAACCGCCTCAGAGTCGAGTCAAGGGGAATCGAAAAATTCCTGTATCCAGCAAATCGCAGAGCGATTTTCGAGACCCCGAGGCACTCGCCTTGCCCATCTGTAGAAGCTCACACTCACCACCCTTCACCACCAACTCAAAACTGGTCCCAGAACGCCCGAAACGCCGCGGACGGGTCAGTCGCGACCCACCGGAGCGCCGGAAGC
It includes:
- a CDS encoding universal stress protein — encoded protein: MTILAAIGEEQHSQHVVSVAYDLAETYGETLVALHVVPKEEFNEHKEAIRATPGYAHFSLDQEESSGAEFAQRVVEESLDDFDRDTVEPRGRVGTPADKILAEAEYIDARFVVIGAKHRSPVGKALFGSTAQKVLLNSDYPTVTTADN
- a CDS encoding hemolysin family protein, with translation MTPFDMMTLELVPPSTLTSLVDGELLTLGGITVLAILMVLSAFFSSSEIAMFSLAQHRIDRLVAEGTPGAETLQSLKSDPHRLLITILVGNNLVNIAMSSIATGLFALYLTQGQAIFAATFGVTALVLLFGESAPKSYAIENAEQWALSVAGLLRLSEYLLYPLVVTFDRLTRVVNRLTGSKMSVETSYVTRDDIQEMILTGENEGVIDADERAMLERIFRFTDTIAKEVMTPRLDITAVQRSADVEEAIVACLQSGHHRMPVYDGYLDNVVGIVELGTLVREFRYGESDPADLDRVIEPTLHVPESKNVDDLLAEMRRERVGMALVIDEFGTTEGLITKEDLVEEIVGEILRDEEDEPIETIDESTLLVRGDVNIEVVNTALGIDLPEGQEFETIAGLVFNRAGRLVEKGETFTHETTELRIERVDNTRVKRVRISKQWEHSTTDEQTTPAQS